One segment of Vicia villosa cultivar HV-30 ecotype Madison, WI unplaced genomic scaffold, Vvil1.0 ctg.001287F_1_1, whole genome shotgun sequence DNA contains the following:
- the LOC131634393 gene encoding uncharacterized protein LOC131634393, with translation MFTIHRHKTLLYLKALTSQPNPNPIFHHFCTATSKSTPFAVSYLIHNLGFSPQSASKLSSTYELRFKTTQKPDLVLNFFRNHGVSDSQLRHMVAKAPWLLSCDPSKRVFPKFQFFLSKGASTSDVVNLVSRCPVLLSPSLENHIIPTYEFLSRFLQSHKGIVTHAIRNPFLFTHHVVSHNIRMLIENGVPDSSISRLLRVDSKVLNTNGLLKLVQELKDLGFNPSQTIFSVALHAKRTVMKARWKEKVDVFKKWGWSDEDVLEAFRKQPHCMLTSVDKINLVMNFWVNRLGWDAIAIAKVPRILGASMERKIIPRALVVEFLLKKGLRKKKASLTSPFLITDETFIDKYIKPFKEESSYLLKLYEEKLNLAHDKDNEASMI, from the coding sequence ATGTTCACTATTCATCGCCACAAAACTCTTCTCTATCTCAAAGCGTTAACTTCTCAACCAAACCCTAACCCTATTTTTCACCATTTCTGCACTGCCACTTCCAAATCAACCCCATTTGCAGTCTCCTACCTCATCCACAATCTCGGCTTCTCCCCACAATCTGCTTCCAAACTTTCCTCCACTTACGAACTACGTTTCAAGACAACCCAGAAACCTGATTTAGTTCTCAACTTCTTCAGAAACCATGGTGTATCTGATTCCCAACTACGTCACATGGTTGCCAAGGCACCATGGCTACTTTCTTGTGACCCCTCCAAAAGGGTGTTTCCAAAGTTTCAATTTTTTCTCTCTAAAGGCGCTTCTACCTCTGACGTTGTTAACCTTGTCAGTAGGTGCCCCGTGCTCCTCTCTCCAAGCCTGGAAAATCATATAATCCCAACCTATGAATTTCTAAGTAGATTCTTGCAATCTCACAAGGGCATTGTTACTCATGCAATTCGAAATCCATTTTTATTTACTCACCATGTTGTGTCGCATAACATTAGAATGTTGATTGAGAATGGAGTTCCAGACTCTAGCATTTCAAGATTGCTTCGGGTGGATAGCAAGGTACTCAACACAAATGGCCTTCTAAAGCTGGTCCAGGAATTAAAGGATTTGGGGTTCAATCCTTCTCAAACCATTTTCTCAGTAGCATTGCATGCCAAAAGAACGGTAATGAAAGCCCGGTGGAAAGAGAAAGTTGATGTCTTTAAGAAATGGGGTTGGTCGGATGAAGATGTTCTAGAAGCATTTCGAAAGCAGCCTCATTGTATGTTGACATCtgttgataaaataaatttagtgATGAACTTTTGGGTCAATCGGTTGGGTTGGGATGCTATAGCCATTGCCAAAGTACCAAGGATTTTGGGGGCCAGTATGGAGAGAAAGATCATACCAAGGGCCTTAGTTGTGGAATTTCTTCTAAAGAAAGGTTTGCGAAAAAAGAAAGCAAGTTTAACTTCTCCATTTCTAATCACCGATGAAACGTTCATTGACAAATATATAAAACCTTTTAAGGAGGAGTCTTCTTATCTCTTAAAGCTTTATGAAGAAAAACTGAATCTTGCTCACGACAAGGACAACGAAGCTAGCATGATATGA